A window of Polaromonas hydrogenivorans contains these coding sequences:
- the cobM gene encoding precorrin-4 C(11)-methyltransferase, translating to MSGGTVWFVGAGPGDPELITVKGRALIERAGAILFAGSLVSEAATRWAPAGCVIADSKDMTLEQMSAWLIAQAGRCQTVVRLQTGDPGLYGALIELVQPLDAAGVPIAVVPGVSSAMASAAAAVESLTLPEVTQTVIFTRMEGRTPMPEGESLEVLAAHHSTLCIFLSITLMGRVTAALTAAGWSPDAPVVVVHKASWPGEEKIIRGTVATIQGLCREAKIVSQSMIIASPTLGARHWETLAKSKLYDASFTHKFRRASTKPSLITDLPKDLPETT from the coding sequence ATGAGCGGCGGCACTGTCTGGTTTGTGGGCGCAGGGCCAGGCGACCCGGAACTCATCACCGTGAAGGGCAGGGCGCTGATCGAGCGCGCCGGCGCCATTTTGTTCGCCGGCTCGCTGGTCAGCGAGGCGGCCACGCGCTGGGCGCCGGCGGGCTGCGTGATCGCGGACAGCAAGGACATGACGCTGGAGCAGATGTCAGCCTGGCTGATCGCGCAGGCCGGGCGCTGCCAGACCGTGGTGCGCCTGCAGACCGGCGACCCCGGTCTGTATGGCGCGCTGATCGAGCTGGTGCAGCCGCTGGACGCGGCGGGCGTGCCGATTGCGGTGGTGCCGGGCGTTTCGTCCGCCATGGCCTCGGCGGCGGCGGCGGTGGAAAGCCTGACGCTGCCCGAAGTCACGCAAACCGTGATTTTTACCCGCATGGAAGGGCGCACCCCGATGCCCGAGGGCGAGTCGCTGGAGGTGCTGGCGGCGCACCACAGCACCCTGTGCATCTTTTTGAGCATCACGCTGATGGGCCGGGTCACGGCGGCGCTGACGGCGGCCGGCTGGTCGCCGGATGCGCCGGTGGTGGTGGTCCACAAGGCCAGCTGGCCGGGCGAGGAAAAAATCATCCGGGGCACGGTGGCCACCATTCAGGGCCTGTGCCGCGAGGCAAAAATCGTCAGCCAGTCCATGATCATCGCCAGCCCGACGCTGGGTGCGCGGCACTGGGAAACGCTGGCCAAGTCCAAGCTGTACGACGCCAGTTTTACCCACAAATTCCGGCGCGCCAGCACCAAGCCGAGCCTGATTACCGACCTACCCAAAGACCTCCCGGAGACAACATGA
- a CDS encoding sirohydrochlorin chelatase, with translation MTADTILLVGHGSREKSGNDEILDFAEQWRQRQPGWRIEVCFIEFSEITMSEGLRRAATGAQRVLVVPLILNAAGHVKMDIPQAIDGARLKFAQVQFLYAPHLAACDPILSIVKRRLKGAMQALDMPDPTTTGVVMLGRGSSDRQANGEMAKMARWLMEETDHELVDLAFTGITWPRLEKAVQRQSLLGMTQVVVLPYYLFNGTLVERIARQVENLKTQYPAIRFTSTAYFGFEREIFELLEERVNDLKRGAPEFRMPCDGCKYREFGVEHGLGGHHHDDAIAHDHNHDHEHPHPHAQAIVQIHPHEDGHAHDHAHPHDHRHEHAHP, from the coding sequence ATGACTGCAGACACCATTCTTCTGGTGGGCCACGGCTCGCGCGAAAAATCGGGCAACGACGAAATACTGGACTTTGCCGAACAGTGGCGCCAGCGCCAGCCGGGCTGGCGCATCGAGGTGTGCTTCATCGAATTCTCCGAGATCACCATGAGCGAAGGCCTGCGCCGCGCCGCGACAGGCGCGCAGCGCGTGCTGGTGGTGCCGCTGATCCTGAATGCCGCCGGCCACGTCAAGATGGACATTCCGCAGGCCATTGACGGCGCGCGGCTGAAGTTTGCGCAGGTGCAGTTCTTGTACGCGCCGCACCTTGCAGCCTGCGACCCGATTCTGTCCATCGTCAAGCGCCGCCTGAAGGGCGCGATGCAGGCGCTGGACATGCCTGACCCGACGACCACGGGCGTGGTGATGCTGGGGCGCGGCTCGTCGGACCGGCAGGCCAATGGCGAGATGGCCAAGATGGCGCGCTGGCTGATGGAGGAAACCGACCACGAGCTGGTCGATCTGGCGTTCACCGGCATCACCTGGCCGCGCCTTGAAAAAGCCGTGCAGCGGCAAAGCCTGCTGGGCATGACGCAGGTGGTGGTGCTGCCTTACTACCTGTTCAACGGCACGCTGGTCGAGCGCATCGCCCGGCAGGTTGAAAACCTGAAAACCCAGTACCCGGCCATCCGCTTTACTTCGACGGCGTACTTTGGCTTTGAACGCGAGATTTTTGAGTTGCTGGAAGAGCGGGTGAATGACCTGAAGCGCGGCGCGCCGGAGTTCCGCATGCCGTGTGACGGCTGCAAGTACCGCGAGTTCGGCGTTGAACATGGCCTGGGCGGACACCACCATGACGATGCCATTGCGCACGACCACAACCACGATCACGAACATCCGCATCCGCATGCCCAGGCCATCGTTCAGATTCATCCGCATGAGGATGGACATGCGCATGACCACGCGCATCCGCACGACCATCGCCACGAGCACGCCCACCCATGA
- a CDS encoding precorrin-8X methylmutase, translating into MNTANTVTEQLTAAGRAIEHDSFAVIDREVASHAYTASQWPIVRRMIHANADFDFNGLTDFHPRAVDAGVAAILSRGTRVVADVEMICVGLSAPRLGHFGMATHQFISDADVIEAAKAEGTTRAVQAMRKAHRLGLIDGAIVGIGNAPTALIELVRLIHEEGARPALVVGMPVGFVSAAESKDLMALESAVPWVVIRGRKGGSTLVVAAIHALLGLAEAQELAQKNPA; encoded by the coding sequence ATGAATACCGCCAACACCGTCACCGAGCAGCTCACCGCCGCCGGCCGCGCCATCGAGCACGACTCCTTCGCCGTGATTGACCGCGAAGTGGCCTCGCACGCCTACACCGCCAGCCAGTGGCCCATCGTGCGCCGCATGATCCACGCCAATGCCGACTTCGACTTCAACGGCCTGACCGACTTTCACCCGCGCGCGGTGGACGCTGGCGTGGCCGCCATCCTGTCGCGCGGCACCCGCGTGGTCGCCGACGTGGAGATGATCTGCGTCGGCCTGTCGGCGCCTCGCCTGGGGCACTTCGGCATGGCCACGCACCAGTTCATCTCGGATGCCGATGTGATTGAAGCTGCCAAGGCCGAAGGCACGACCCGCGCCGTGCAGGCCATGCGCAAGGCGCACCGCCTGGGCTTGATTGACGGGGCCATCGTCGGCATCGGCAATGCGCCCACTGCGCTGATCGAGTTGGTGCGGCTGATCCATGAGGAGGGCGCGCGCCCCGCGCTGGTCGTCGGCATGCCGGTCGGCTTTGTCTCGGCGGCTGAGTCCAAGGATCTGATGGCGCTGGAAAGTGCCGTGCCCTGGGTGGTGATTCGCGGCCGCAAGGGCGGCTCCACGCTGGTGGTGGCCGCCATTCATGCCCTGCTGGGACTAGCCGAGGCGCAAGAGCTGGCGCAGAAAAACCCCGCATGA
- a CDS encoding cobalt-precorrin-5B (C(1))-methyltransferase has translation MMDKNAPRGTRTGFTTGACSAAAARAATLGLLTGQVPDRIECLLPNGDLVTFSVLDGAVNGDTAHAMVIKDAGDDPDCTDKAHLTADVTLRRDLPGQVLLTGGFGVGTVTMPGLGLAVGGPAINPVPRRNITANVQAAAGELLDEAGFEVCISVPQGVEMAKKTLNARLGILGGISILGTTGIVKPYSTAAYRASVVQGVQVAGTLGHGVVVLTTGGRTEKFVMAEMPHLPEPAFVQMGDFLRYAMSAAVKAGLKQVVIGGMVGKLTKIAQGETITHAGRAEVDTGLLADIAAGLGAAQDVCDAIRGNETARYAGERMDALGLGAAFHKALAQRVIQTLQARYPDKFDLKVLVCDFDGRKIAEAP, from the coding sequence ATGATGGACAAAAATGCGCCACGCGGCACGCGCACCGGCTTCACCACCGGCGCGTGTTCGGCGGCGGCTGCGCGCGCGGCCACGCTGGGGCTGCTCACCGGCCAAGTGCCGGACCGCATCGAATGCCTGCTGCCCAATGGCGACCTAGTGACGTTTTCGGTACTGGACGGCGCGGTCAACGGCGACACCGCGCATGCCATGGTCATCAAGGACGCGGGCGACGACCCCGACTGCACCGACAAGGCGCACCTGACGGCCGACGTGACGCTGCGCCGCGACCTGCCCGGCCAGGTGCTGCTGACGGGCGGCTTCGGCGTGGGCACGGTGACCATGCCCGGCCTGGGGCTGGCGGTGGGCGGGCCGGCCATCAACCCGGTGCCGCGCCGCAACATCACGGCCAATGTGCAGGCCGCCGCCGGCGAACTGCTGGACGAAGCCGGCTTCGAGGTCTGCATTTCGGTGCCGCAAGGCGTGGAGATGGCCAAGAAAACGCTGAATGCGCGGCTTGGCATCCTGGGCGGCATTTCCATTCTGGGCACCACTGGCATCGTCAAGCCGTACTCGACGGCCGCCTACCGGGCCAGCGTGGTGCAGGGCGTGCAGGTGGCGGGCACGCTGGGCCACGGCGTGGTGGTGCTGACCACCGGCGGGCGCACCGAGAAATTCGTGATGGCCGAAATGCCGCATCTGCCTGAACCGGCTTTTGTGCAGATGGGCGACTTCTTGCGCTACGCCATGAGCGCCGCCGTCAAGGCCGGTTTGAAGCAGGTGGTGATTGGCGGCATGGTCGGCAAGCTGACAAAAATAGCGCAGGGCGAAACCATCACCCACGCCGGCCGTGCCGAGGTCGATACCGGCCTGCTGGCCGACATTGCCGCCGGCCTGGGAGCCGCGCAAGACGTGTGCGATGCGATTCGCGGCAACGAAACCGCGCGCTATGCCGGCGAGCGCATGGATGCGCTGGGCCTGGGCGCGGCCTTTCACAAGGCATTGGCGCAGCGCGTGATTCAGACCCTGCAAGCGCGTTACCCCGATAAATTTGATTTGAAAGTGCTGGTCTGCGACTTTGACGGTCGCAAGATAGCGGAGGCCCCTTGA
- the cbiE gene encoding precorrin-6y C5,15-methyltransferase (decarboxylating) subunit CbiE, whose translation MNSETINLIEKCRIIGVLDDGVASLSRAALAHLQQAQLVIGGARALQLFGVHIDPAARQRDLTGALSQVPEWIRAAQAENQCVVVLATGDPLCHGIAAYLASRLCIEAIEVIPNVSTLQLACARLSLPWQDMKFSSVHSKDAGDWVEGAEPGHGLYALLRDIRQNDRLAILTSPANTPDRIARMLVAEGLADDFEMAVAERLCQPEERIVSGMSITAAAQMPFADPNVVLLWRIRARTQPVLLGLPDASYQQRYPEKGLITKNEVRVVSLARMQLRANSVVWDIGAGSGSVGLEAARLCSQGHVYAIEKNVDDSAIVRANRRAMGISNHTLVHGKAPEGLQHWPDPDAVFIGGSGGELAELIRLILQRMKPEGWLVMNFVTLENLGTAVETLKSLGVAWDVLQLQASRSKPILHMNRMAAENPVWLVCAQKVAVPTPVKANKMEKSDD comes from the coding sequence TTGAATTCCGAAACGATAAACCTGATTGAAAAATGCCGGATCATCGGCGTGCTGGACGACGGCGTTGCCAGCTTGAGCCGCGCCGCGCTGGCGCATTTGCAGCAGGCGCAACTGGTGATTGGCGGCGCGCGCGCGCTGCAGCTGTTTGGCGTGCACATCGACCCGGCGGCCCGGCAGCGCGACCTGACCGGCGCGCTGTCGCAAGTCCCCGAGTGGATTCGCGCGGCTCAGGCGGAAAACCAGTGCGTGGTGGTGCTGGCCACGGGCGATCCCTTGTGCCACGGCATCGCCGCTTACCTGGCTTCGCGCCTGTGCATCGAGGCGATTGAGGTCATCCCCAATGTCTCGACGCTGCAACTGGCCTGCGCCCGGCTCAGTCTGCCGTGGCAGGACATGAAGTTTTCATCGGTTCACAGCAAGGATGCTGGTGACTGGGTGGAGGGTGCCGAGCCCGGCCACGGCCTGTACGCGCTGCTGCGCGATATTCGCCAGAACGACCGCCTGGCCATTCTCACCAGCCCCGCCAACACGCCAGACCGCATTGCCCGCATGCTGGTGGCTGAGGGCCTGGCCGATGATTTCGAGATGGCTGTCGCCGAACGCCTGTGCCAGCCCGAGGAACGCATCGTCAGCGGCATGAGCATCACCGCCGCCGCGCAGATGCCGTTTGCCGACCCGAACGTGGTGCTGCTGTGGCGCATCCGTGCGCGCACGCAGCCGGTGCTGCTGGGCCTGCCCGATGCCAGCTACCAGCAGCGCTACCCGGAAAAAGGCCTGATCACCAAGAACGAAGTGCGCGTGGTGTCGCTGGCCCGCATGCAACTGCGCGCTAACAGCGTGGTCTGGGACATTGGTGCCGGCTCGGGTTCCGTGGGCCTGGAAGCCGCGCGGCTGTGCAGCCAGGGCCATGTGTACGCGATTGAAAAAAATGTCGATGACAGCGCCATCGTGCGGGCCAACCGCCGGGCGATGGGCATCAGCAACCACACGCTGGTGCATGGCAAGGCGCCCGAAGGCCTGCAGCACTGGCCCGACCCGGATGCCGTGTTCATCGGCGGCTCGGGCGGCGAACTGGCCGAGTTGATCCGCCTGATATTGCAGCGCATGAAGCCCGAAGGCTGGCTGGTGATGAACTTCGTGACGCTCGAAAACCTGGGAACGGCCGTCGAGACGCTCAAGTCGCTGGGCGTTGCCTGGGACGTGCTGCAGCTGCAGGCCTCGCGCAGCAAGCCGATTTTGCACATGAACCGCATGGCGGCCGAGAACCCGGTGTGGCTGGTGTGCGCGCAAAAAGTCGCCGTGCCCACGCCCGTCAAAGCGAACAAGATGGAAAAAAGCGATGACTGA
- a CDS encoding cobalamin biosynthesis central domain-containing protein: MTMNTLPDTSAAVRVVLVAITRHGAQQTAGLARQLPQASVCVAEKFAPLMAGLPNPVRAYSGAFRDEIATLFTGFDQVVFFVSLGAVVRLIAPHLKSKDEDPGVLVVDDAGQFVIPVLSGHVGGANAMAEQVAALLGATAVLTTASDVGKTIPVDILGRELGWKVEAPKLNITRVSAHVVNGEPVAVVQEAGSPDWWTRPTPLPATIHKFERFDDVDLNHFKAVLWITHAEVTAERWQQLNERLVVYRPPQAA, from the coding sequence ATGACCATGAACACCTTGCCAGATACCAGCGCCGCCGTGCGCGTCGTCCTGGTCGCCATCACCAGGCACGGCGCGCAGCAAACCGCCGGACTGGCGCGCCAGTTGCCGCAGGCCAGCGTCTGCGTGGCTGAAAAATTTGCGCCACTCATGGCCGGCTTGCCCAACCCGGTGCGTGCCTACAGCGGCGCTTTCCGCGACGAAATCGCCACGCTGTTCACCGGGTTTGACCAGGTCGTTTTCTTCGTTTCGCTGGGCGCGGTGGTGCGCCTGATCGCGCCGCACCTGAAAAGCAAGGACGAAGACCCCGGCGTGCTGGTGGTCGATGACGCCGGGCAGTTCGTGATTCCGGTGCTGTCGGGCCATGTCGGCGGCGCCAATGCCATGGCCGAGCAGGTGGCCGCGCTGCTCGGCGCCACCGCCGTGCTGACCACCGCGTCCGACGTCGGCAAGACCATTCCGGTCGATATCCTGGGCCGCGAACTGGGCTGGAAGGTCGAAGCGCCCAAGCTCAACATCACCCGCGTCTCGGCCCATGTCGTCAACGGCGAGCCGGTGGCCGTCGTGCAGGAAGCCGGCAGCCCCGACTGGTGGACCCGGCCGACGCCGCTGCCGGCGACCATCCACAAGTTCGAGCGCTTTGACGATGTGGACCTGAACCACTTCAAGGCCGTGCTGTGGATCACCCATGCCGAGGTGACGGCCGAGCGCTGGCAGCAGCTGAACGAGCGTCTGGTGGTGTACCGCCCGCCGCAAGCCGCATGA
- a CDS encoding cobalamin biosynthesis protein, which translates to MSAATMKIAVGLGCDRGTPLATLQQALGEALALAGAGLADVAAAASIDLKADEPGLLALAALHGWRMTFYTPAQLAAVPVPNPSETVRKYTGSPSVSEAAALLAASAAGPVSGATALLVEKHKYRGADGRNATVSLARCHAFPL; encoded by the coding sequence ATGAGCGCTGCGACCATGAAAATCGCCGTCGGCCTGGGCTGCGACCGGGGCACGCCGCTGGCCACGCTGCAGCAGGCCCTTGGCGAAGCGCTGGCGCTGGCCGGCGCCGGGCTGGCCGACGTGGCGGCGGCTGCCAGCATCGACCTCAAGGCCGACGAGCCGGGCCTGCTGGCGCTGGCCGCGCTGCATGGCTGGCGCATGACCTTCTACACCCCGGCGCAGCTGGCCGCCGTGCCCGTGCCCAACCCGTCAGAGACGGTGCGCAAGTACACCGGCAGCCCGTCGGTCAGCGAGGCCGCCGCCCTGCTGGCGGCCTCGGCGGCGGGGCCGGTGTCTGGCGCCACGGCGCTGCTGGTCGAAAAGCACAAGTACCGGGGCGCCGATGGGCGCAATGCCACGGTTTCATTAGCCCGCTGCCACGCTTTCCCGCTGTAA
- a CDS encoding CbtB domain-containing protein: MNASSVSSSTVYPVSATRSLLLQLAAGAALGLVVLYGVAFAESPLAHNAAHDVRHVTVKPCH, encoded by the coding sequence ATGAACGCATCTTCCGTCTCTTCTTCCACCGTTTACCCCGTCAGCGCAACCCGCAGCCTGCTGCTGCAACTCGCCGCTGGCGCCGCCCTGGGCCTGGTCGTGCTGTACGGCGTGGCCTTTGCCGAAAGCCCGCTGGCGCACAACGCCGCGCATGACGTGCGCCACGTCACCGTCAAACCCTGCCATTGA
- a CDS encoding CbtA family protein, producing the protein MIFQRLIWAALAAALLVGSVQSGVQQWQAVPIILAAEVYEGQKVEAPAAPVAVMPHAHAEGVAPEHEHEHGAAEEWAPADGTERIFWTWTANVLHAFSMALLVFAVMGVCLWRGAAAPSLPLGLLVAAAGWLSFHFWPSLGLHPEIPGMDAARLGSRQGWWVLAAGSAALACASLAGLRSPLRWAAATAWLALPFVVGAPHITADPLAGFSGPAQAQLRELGAQFIWATTWVSLSFWASMGFVCSAAFQRWLRPVLVATFDGSRPHASAARAVNP; encoded by the coding sequence ATGATTTTTCAACGACTGATCTGGGCGGCGCTGGCCGCCGCCTTGCTGGTGGGCAGTGTCCAGTCCGGGGTGCAGCAGTGGCAGGCGGTGCCGATTATTCTGGCCGCCGAGGTGTACGAAGGGCAGAAGGTCGAAGCACCGGCAGCGCCAGTAGCCGTGATGCCGCATGCCCACGCCGAAGGTGTGGCGCCAGAGCATGAACATGAACACGGCGCGGCCGAGGAATGGGCGCCGGCTGATGGCACCGAGCGGATTTTCTGGACCTGGACGGCCAATGTCCTGCATGCCTTCAGCATGGCGCTGCTGGTGTTTGCCGTCATGGGCGTCTGCCTGTGGCGCGGCGCGGCCGCCCCTTCCTTGCCGCTGGGCTTGCTGGTGGCCGCCGCTGGCTGGCTCAGCTTTCATTTCTGGCCTTCGCTGGGCCTGCATCCCGAGATTCCGGGCATGGATGCCGCCCGGCTGGGCTCGCGCCAGGGCTGGTGGGTGCTGGCCGCAGGCAGCGCGGCCCTGGCCTGCGCCTCGCTGGCGGGTTTGCGCAGTCCCTTGCGCTGGGCCGCTGCCACGGCGTGGCTGGCCTTGCCTTTTGTCGTCGGCGCGCCGCACATTACCGCCGACCCGCTGGCCGGTTTCAGCGGTCCGGCGCAGGCGCAGTTGCGCGAACTCGGCGCGCAGTTCATCTGGGCGACCACCTGGGTGTCGCTGTCGTTCTGGGCGTCCATGGGCTTCGTGTGCAGTGCGGCGTTCCAGCGCTGGCTGCGCCCGGTGCTGGTGGCAACTTTTGACGGCTCCAGGCCGCACGCATCAGCCGCAAGGGCGGTGAATCCATGA
- the cobJ gene encoding precorrin-3B C(17)-methyltransferase, protein MSGPQGKIMLVGIGPGSHEHMTHRARAAIAEADVVVGYVTYIKLVADLLEGKEVIRKGMTEELDRAVHALASAREGKKVALISSGDAGVYGMAGPTYEVLFQAGWTPESDVAVEVVPGASAINACAALVGAPLTHDFCSISLSDLLTPWPVIARRLDAVAAADFVVALYNPKSGRRTQQIVQAQQLFLRHRRPDTPVAVVKSAYRRRERIEFTTLDKMSECDIGMLTTVLIGNSHTFVRHGLMVTPRGYANKYELDGDNSTREGERPGRSLSTGLIGWMGNLRIDHGEGETVAALAQRHQLPADYIEAVLAAPVEDEAVKQEAVSAEESEA, encoded by the coding sequence ATGAGCGGCCCGCAAGGCAAAATCATGCTGGTCGGCATTGGCCCCGGCAGCCACGAGCACATGACGCACCGCGCGCGCGCGGCGATTGCCGAGGCTGATGTGGTGGTCGGCTATGTCACCTACATCAAGCTGGTGGCCGACTTGCTCGAAGGCAAGGAAGTCATCCGCAAGGGCATGACCGAAGAACTCGACCGCGCCGTGCATGCGCTGGCCAGTGCCCGCGAAGGCAAGAAGGTTGCGCTGATCTCCAGCGGCGATGCCGGCGTGTACGGCATGGCCGGGCCGACCTACGAGGTGCTGTTCCAGGCCGGCTGGACGCCCGAGTCCGACGTAGCGGTCGAGGTCGTTCCTGGCGCCTCGGCCATCAACGCCTGCGCGGCGCTGGTCGGCGCGCCGCTGACGCACGATTTTTGCTCGATCTCGCTGTCCGACCTGCTCACGCCCTGGCCGGTGATTGCGCGCCGCCTGGACGCCGTGGCCGCCGCCGACTTCGTGGTGGCGCTGTACAACCCCAAGAGCGGCCGGCGCACCCAGCAGATCGTGCAGGCGCAGCAGCTGTTCCTGCGCCATCGCCGGCCCGACACGCCGGTGGCGGTGGTCAAGTCGGCCTATCGGCGGCGCGAGCGCATCGAGTTCACCACGCTGGACAAGATGAGCGAGTGCGACATCGGCATGCTGACGACGGTCCTGATCGGCAACAGCCACACCTTTGTGCGCCATGGCCTGATGGTCACGCCGCGCGGCTACGCCAACAAGTACGAACTCGACGGCGACAACAGCACGCGCGAAGGCGAGCGGCCCGGCCGTTCGCTGTCCACCGGCCTGATCGGCTGGATGGGAAACCTGCGCATCGACCACGGCGAAGGCGAAACGGTGGCCGCGCTGGCGCAGCGCCACCAGCTGCCGGCCGATTACATCGAGGCGGTGCTGGCCGCGCCGGTTGAAGACGAAGCCGTCAAACAGGAAGCCGTCAGCGCCGAGGAGTCCGAAGCATGA
- a CDS encoding (2Fe-2S) ferredoxin domain-containing protein has translation MNEVVKPKIGSYKRHLLVCIGPRCTQDGTSQDLFDSLGDKFKAAGLHDGEMRVKRSRVSCFAACKGGPVMCVQPDGTWYYNVTSANMDRIIVQHLVGGQPVADLVFHQGPDGGHDA, from the coding sequence ATGAACGAGGTGGTCAAGCCCAAAATTGGCAGCTACAAGCGCCACCTGCTGGTCTGCATCGGACCGCGCTGCACGCAGGACGGCACCTCGCAGGACTTGTTCGACAGCCTGGGCGACAAGTTCAAGGCGGCTGGCCTGCACGACGGCGAGATGCGCGTCAAGCGCAGCCGCGTCAGCTGCTTTGCCGCCTGCAAGGGCGGGCCGGTGATGTGCGTGCAGCCCGACGGCACCTGGTACTACAACGTGACCAGCGCCAACATGGACCGCATCATCGTGCAGCATCTGGTCGGCGGCCAGCCCGTGGCTGATCTGGTGTTTCACCAGGGACCGGATGGCGGCCATGACGCTTGA
- the cobA gene encoding uroporphyrinogen-III C-methyltransferase, whose amino-acid sequence MTLEAGPGGGGGFVSIVGAGPGPADLMTLRALDRLGRAEVVVHDRLITSEVLALIPQAALRVYVGKALGDHSVPQDGIHALLVEHARLGRRVVRLKGGDPYVFGRGGEEVQALQAAAIAFEVVPGVTAASGCSAAAGIPLTHRDLAGSCVFLPGHLADDEATHDWQALARPGQTRVFYMGVQRLAQIAHQLIAHGLAPDTPAAIVYDGARTTQTVIATGLSALVACAPGYGPQPGLLIIGETVRLSPDFKPFLDKF is encoded by the coding sequence ATGACGCTTGAAGCCGGGCCGGGCGGTGGTGGCGGCTTTGTTTCCATCGTCGGCGCCGGGCCGGGTCCGGCCGATTTGATGACGCTGCGCGCTCTGGACCGGCTTGGGCGCGCCGAGGTGGTGGTGCATGACCGCCTCATCACGTCCGAGGTGCTGGCGCTGATCCCGCAGGCCGCCCTGCGCGTGTACGTCGGCAAGGCGCTGGGCGATCATTCGGTGCCGCAGGACGGCATCCATGCCTTGCTGGTTGAACATGCGCGCCTGGGGCGGCGCGTGGTTCGGCTCAAGGGCGGCGACCCGTATGTGTTTGGGCGCGGGGGCGAGGAGGTGCAGGCCCTGCAGGCGGCGGCCATTGCCTTCGAGGTGGTGCCGGGGGTGACGGCGGCCAGCGGCTGCTCGGCGGCAGCGGGCATTCCCCTGACCCACCGCGACCTGGCGGGCAGTTGCGTGTTCCTGCCCGGCCATCTGGCCGACGACGAGGCCACGCACGACTGGCAGGCTTTGGCCCGTCCCGGCCAGACCCGGGTTTTTTACATGGGCGTGCAGCGCCTGGCGCAGATTGCCCATCAGCTGATCGCCCACGGACTGGCGCCCGACACCCCGGCCGCCATCGTGTACGACGGCGCTCGCACGACACAGACCGTCATCGCCACCGGACTGAGCGCTCTGGTGGCATGCGCTCCGGGCTATGGCCCCCAGCCCGGCTTGCTGATCATCGGCGAGACGGTGCGGCTCAGCCCTGATTTCAAACCCTTCCTCGATAAGTTCTAA
- the cobO gene encoding cob(I)yrinic acid a,c-diamide adenosyltransferase, which yields MNIETPPTDKPYDKPEGERRGIVIVNTGDGKGKSTAAFGLALRAHGRHHVHGKAVKIFQFMKVPSARFGEHRMFEQLGIAIEGLGDGFSWKSQDLEHSAQLARNGWEKAKAEILSGENFMVVLDELTYPLIYGWLPLGDVLLTLKSRPKDVHVVITGRRCPPEIIELADTVTEMTKVKHAFNAGIPAQRGIED from the coding sequence ATGAACATTGAAACTCCCCCCACCGACAAGCCCTACGACAAGCCCGAGGGCGAACGCCGGGGCATCGTGATCGTCAACACCGGCGACGGCAAGGGCAAAAGCACCGCCGCCTTTGGCCTGGCCCTGCGCGCCCACGGCCGCCACCATGTGCATGGCAAGGCCGTGAAGATTTTCCAGTTCATGAAGGTGCCCAGCGCCCGCTTTGGCGAGCACCGCATGTTCGAGCAGCTGGGCATTGCGATTGAAGGGCTGGGCGACGGCTTCAGCTGGAAAAGCCAGGATCTCGAACACTCCGCTCAACTCGCCCGCAATGGCTGGGAAAAGGCCAAGGCCGAGATTTTGAGCGGCGAGAACTTCATGGTCGTGCTCGACGAGCTGACCTACCCGCTGATCTACGGCTGGCTGCCGCTGGGTGACGTGCTGCTGACGCTCAAGAGCCGCCCGAAGGATGTGCATGTCGTCATCACCGGCCGCCGCTGCCCGCCCGAGATCATCGAGTTGGCCGACACCGTGACCGAGATGACCAAGGTCAAGCATGCGTTCAATGCGGGCATTCCGGCCCAGCGCGGCATCGAAGACTGA